A genome region from Deltaproteobacteria bacterium HGW-Deltaproteobacteria-6 includes the following:
- a CDS encoding cupin domain-containing protein, with amino-acid sequence MIGKNNGADHFCMRIFEVAHGGHTPRHSHAWEHEIFIHAGLGEVFSMGQWHSARTGDAILIEANEEHQIRNTGSETLIFVCLIPSGVPEI; translated from the coding sequence ATGATCGGAAAAAACAACGGTGCGGACCACTTTTGCATGCGTATCTTTGAGGTGGCTCACGGGGGACATACTCCCAGGCATTCACACGCATGGGAGCATGAAATATTCATCCACGCGGGTTTGGGCGAAGTATTCAGTATGGGGCAATGGCATTCTGCGCGGACCGGAGACGCAATATTGATAGAGGCAAACGAAGAGCATCAAATCCGTAACACCGGCTCAGAAACATTGATCTTTGTCTGTCTGATTCCTTCAGGCGTCCCGGAGATTTGA